TACACAGAGTTTACAGTTTAGCAGGGCTGTGGACAAGCAAACAGAACTTGATCCAGCTAGGATGGGGTGTGGACAGGGAAGTTACTACCGAGGCCAAGAAAGAGAGGAGCAGATATCTTCACCGTTAACTGGCTGCCTTAGTTATTATAAAGGGAAAACATTTAATTCCCACTCCTCTCTAAAGTGCCTGTTACCAGCTCCTGCAGCTCTGACttaacagtccccagaatgtgtaAGGCACTTACATGTGGTATGCATGGGTATGGATGTCTTTTATTAATCTATGATGTCAACTATCACCCGCCATCCTAAGGGGGGTTCTGTACCCTAATGGAACAGCCAGTGAAATCCTCAGGCTCCTTATCTTAGCCTGGTACAGGGGCCTTGGTTATGCCCCTGAATTGCACTGATAAAACATCAACACATAGATTTCCCAAGGCAGTGTAAGGACAGGGCCACAGAGCCAGAGGCCACTTCCTGCAGTCCTTTCATTCTACTGAAAATTCTATCTTCCTACAGCCTGACTTGGGGCCACTTTGGAATGACAGCTGTATAGTGGGGGGCGGGGAAAGGAGGGAATACTCACCCTAGTATTACTTATGTCAGCTTTATAGCCAGAGGTCAAAGAATGCCCCCACCCCAGAGCCTAGACCCTTTTTCTAGTGAATCATCTCTTTGACTTTTCAAAATTATCTATCTATAGGGCTTAAAACTGGGGACACTTTTGCAGAGTCTAGGGGCTTTCTCTGGGTCATGAAAGCTACAAGAGTTGGTTCTGCTCAGACTTGGTGGGAGTTAGGCTTATAGGCTGAGATGAGACAATTGCTTTGCAAGAAGGAACATTAAGTGCAGAAAGATTGCTCTCTAGTGGGACTGACAAAAATTGCAGTACTGGGGactccagaaaaaaatgaagacaaatgtTAAGTTAGATTCCTGTGTTTGTACTTGAAGAATGTGTGAAGGGATCCTGACCCTCCTTTCCTGTTGTAAAATAGTTGATGCCTAAAGAGATCTGGTCCACAAGACCTTGACTAAATTCCTGGCCCTTTCTTCTCCATTTAACTTTGTATATGTTTGTTATTGTGACTATATGGTGATTTACCTTAAAAAGACTTCAGTATAAGTGGTATATACTTTCACCTGCGTCTTTTGGATGATTTGTTTTCATGTGAAGTTTATTGGGGTCAACCCTCCAGAGATGGCTGGGGCAGTTGGTTAGAAAGACTGAACAGGCCCAGGCCCTTGCAAGCCCAGCAGCCCTCTGTCTCCAGAGTCATGCTGGAGGTCTGGACCTGCTGGCTGTGTGATATTCCACTTTAGGGAGACTCAGTCACCTTGCACAACTGTGAGAGCTGGGCCTGCCATTGAAACATTGTGTCAACCTCTAAGTGACCCTTTCACTAGATGGTAAAGTGAGATGCCTCATCCCCAAACTATAAGAACAGTTCTATGGCTGTTTTTGTATCTCCTGGCTAACAAATGTTACATGTTTGGCAGCATTTGGTATAGTGCTTGCTTTCAGTATAGTCTACCACCAGTTAATGAGGTTGTGGAAAGGAGGACACACAATCTCCCAAATTCATCAAGAGAATGGACAATTGCTGAATGGCCAAACTGGCTTAGATCTGTTGGCAACATTCAGTGTGTCCCTTCCTTTCCACTTATCCATCAAGGAATTACTGAATCCTACCATGCGCCTGTCCTGGGAGTTTGTCCTTGGCTGCAAGCTATTTTCAGGCAGTGACTGGGATGGGATGGGAGAGACGATGAAACTGCAGGGTCTTGGAGCCTAAGAGCTTCCTCTGTactgagggagggagggtgacATGACCAAGACTTCTAATGtctttggtggtggtgggtggggcaggCAGTGTAGGTGGTTTTGGTTTGATGACAATTCTTGGGCAGGAgcatttgaaaagatgatttgggagaagggtggggaggaagAGTGATCGAGTTCTACACAGAGTTGGGGAGGGCAGGCTTCAGGAAACAGGCTTGGGGTGCCAAAGTACAGTGAGATCCGGTGACTGTCTTCATTTGGCCACCTAGATGGAAGGAGGGACAGCAGTGGATTATCACAAGGGTCCAGTAGTAGCGGTCTAGCCCTCAAGtgctccttcattcattcaagcaGACTTAATGTATTAAGCACTTATTGTGCCAGGAAGTGTGGTAAGGGTCAGTGTGGACATGCAGCCGTGTGCAAAGCCACAGATCCCTGCCTTCAGGAAGCCCACAGCCTAGTGGAGGAGATATATAGTAATCAAACAATCTTACAACATTTTGTAAAATGCCCATAGTAGATGTTCTGAGGAGAAGCTTTTGGAACTGTGAGCGTAGAATAGGGGAGGTGAAGAGAGTTTGGACAGGGTTTTTCACTCTTCAGGCACCAAGTCCCGCGCACAGTGGATGGGCGCTTAGAAAAAGCCAGCCTGGGGACTTGGAAGCCCCTGCACCCCTCGCGCGGGTCCTGGACCCGGCCCCGCCGTGGGGGGGCGCTGCCTCCTCCCGGGCGGCGGGGGGCGCTGCGGCCGGGCGGCGGGGGGCGCTGCCTCCTCCGGGACGGCGGGGGGCGCTGCGGGCCGGGCGGCGGGGGCGGCCCGGGCCGGCGCGGCGAGCCGCGCGGCGGATGGAGAGTCTGGCCGCGGCCGGCGGCGCCGCCTCCTCGTCGGGCCGGGCACGGCGGGCCGGGGCCTTTGTGTGAAGCGGCGGCGGCGATGGTGCTCGGGGCCCCGCAGAGCCGGGTAAGCGCGGCCAGGCCGAGGGCTGCCCCTGGCCGAAGCCCGACCTCCGGCTCGGCATTTATCTCGCTCTTGCTGGGGTCCCTCTTGCCCGCTCCCTTCGGCCGGACCCATCCTCCCCGCCCGCGCGCCGACCCCGGCCGGCCCCGCCGCCCCTCGCTTGGCCCCTTATTCAGCCCCATGCCCCCAACAGGCTCACCCGGGTGAGCCCCGCGCTGTTTGTCGAGGGACTGAGGCGCTCGTTGCCTCCAGAGGGAGCGCCCCAGCCGATGCAGCGCCCTTCCCTCCCAGATGCGACTCCGGAGGGGAGACCGCGGCGCCTGGGGATTGTTGGGGTGTCCTTGGAAGTTCCCAGCttccccctctcccaccctcccctctgGCTGCCCAGTGCTCCGACCCGCCGATCGTTCAGGGGTGGCCACCAGGGCCCGGGAGATGCTTGGCCGGTACCCCACAATACTTAGACTCTTCCTGGGCCCCAGAAAAAGTTGGGAGTTGTTAGAATCTggagagatggagaaaggggCTGTGTTGGGCAGAGTTGTGAGACTGAACAGGGATGCAAGTAGCTCTTCTTCCTTAGTCGTGCAGGAGTCAGAAAGGGCAGAAAGTGGTAGTGAACAAGCCTCTAGGAGTCTTACCTGTATAATTAGAAGTCTTTCTTGCGGCATCAAGTAAATCTGTTAGTGCAGGGACAACAAAATATAAACCCCGAAAAGGGTGGCGAAAAAGAATACAACATATTAAAGTAATATTAAATACTACCACAGTTGTGTTCTACTTTTCTTACTGTGCATTCTGAGTGTTTTAACTTCACAGAATACAGGGACTGTGATGAAGCAATATCTGGAGGGGCTCTGGGTTATCGAAAGGCCAGAGAGCGGGTATGTAGTATaggcagagagagatggggaTTCAAGAACGTGAGATTTATTTGGAGATTATTGAGAGGTTGAAGACACAGCAATGACAAAGCTAAAAAACGGAACTACCTTATATGTTCCTCAGTAGCTAGTGGAGCTTTGATAGTTGTGTTCAAGCATGTGCATGGTATTTGGCATCATGAGGGAAAAGAATATGCTCAATGAATTAGGACAGCTTGTATTTGGGAGgaaattaataggagaaaaatttgATCCAGTGGCTCTGGTAATGAAGTATAAGATTGTGTCCGAAGGAATGCCTCTGGTTCGTCTCTAGGCACCAGCTTAAGACCAAGCTATCAGATTGTCATCAGTCCTTTTGGTTTTTGTCATAACTCTTTGAGTATATACAGGGGGAGATGTCATTGCCTTGTCATAGTGGAGGAACTCTCCATGCCAGTTTACTCCTGATCCCTACCTGGGGCTTGGAAGCATTCAGAGTGGTGGTATTTTCTCCTGCATAGCCCCTCTTTTGCACGAATGTGTTTGGCCATCcatctttttctcttgctgtccACAGATTAACTGTGCTGATAAGGAGGTAATTTCATAGGAGCTGCTAAGATGGGCATGAGGATCAAACTGCAAAGCACCAACCACCCCAACAACCTCCTGAAGGAACTCAACAAGTGCCGGCTCTCAGAGACCATGTGCGACGTCACCATTGTGGTGGGGAGCCGCTCCTTCCCGGCCCACAAGGCTGTGCTGGCCTGTGCAGCTGGCTACTTCCAGAACCTCTTCCTGAATACTGGGCTTGATGCTGCCAGGACCTATGTGGTGGACTTCATCACCCCTGCCAACTTTGAGAAGGTTCTGAGCTTTGTCTACACTTCAGAACTCTTCACAGACCTGATCAATGTTGGGGTCATCTACGAGGTAGCTGAGCGTCTGGGTATGGAGGACCTCCTCCAGGCCTGTCACTCTACCTTTCCTGATCTGGAGAGCACTGCCAGGGCCAAGCCCCTGACCAGCACCAGTGAGAGCCATTCTGGTATCCTGAGTTGTCCTTCGGCAGAACCTGCCCATCCCCTTGGAGAACTCCGAGGTGGTGGGGACCACCTTGGTGCTGATAGAAACTATGTGTTGCCCAGTGATGCTGGAGGGAGCtataaagaggaagagaagaatgtTGCCAGTGACGCTAACCATAGCCTGCATCTGCCGCAACCGCCACCACCACCGCCAAAGACAGAAGACCATGACACCCCTGCTCCCTTCACGTCCATTCCTAGCATGATGACCCAGCCAGTCCTAGGCACTGTCAGCACGGGCATCCAGACCAGCACAAGCTCCTGCCAGCCATACAAAGTTCAAAGCAATGGAGACTTCAGTAAAAACAGCTTCCTCACCCCTGACAATGCAGTAGACATTACCACTGGGACCAATTCCTGTCTGAGCAATAGTGAGCACTCCAAAGATCCCGGCTTTGGGCAGATGGATGAGCTCCAGCTCGAGGACCTGGGAGATGATGACTTGCAGTTTGAAGACCCTGCTGAGGATATAGGCACAACTGAGGAGGTGATTGAGCTGAGTGATGACAGTGAGGATGAGCTGACTTTTGGAGAGAATGACAATCGGGAGAATAAGGCCATGCCCTGCCAGGTGTGCAAGAAAGTTCTAGAGCCCAACATTCAACTGATCCGGCAGCATGCTCGGGACCACGTGGACCTGCTGACGGGCAACTGCAAGGTCTGCGAGACCCACTTCCAGGACCGAAACTCCCGGGTAACTCATGTCCTGTCCCACATtggtattttccttttctcctgcgACATGTGTGAAACTAAGTTCTTTACCCAGTGGCAGCTGACCCTTCACCGACGGGATGGAATATTTGAGAACAACATCATTGTCCACCCCAACGATGCCCTGCCAGGGAAGCTGGGTCTCTTTTCAGGGGCAGCCTCCCCAGAGCTGAAATGCGCTGCCTGTGGGAAAGTATTGGCCAAAGATTTCCATGTGGTCCGGGGCCACATCCTTGACCATCTAAACTTGAAGGGCCAGGCCTGCAGTGTCTGCGACCAGCGTCACCTTAACCTCTGCAGCCTCATGTGGCACACGCTGTCCCATCTCGGCATCTCAGTCTTCTCCTGTTCTGTCTGTGCCAACAGCTTTGTGGACTGGCATCTTCTAGAGAAGCACATGGCTGTGCACCAAAGTCTGGAAGACGCCCTCTTCCACTGCCGCTTGTGCAGCCAGAGCTTCAAGTCAGAGGCTGCCTATCGCTACCACGTCAGCCAGCACAAATGCAACAGTGGCCTTGATGCACGGTCTGGTTTTGGGCTGCAGCACCCAGCTCTCCAGAAGCGGAAGCTGCCAGCAGAGGAGTTTCTGAGTGAAGAGCTGGCGCTGCAGGGCCAACCTGGGAACAGCAAGTATAGCTGCAAGGTCTGTGGCAAAAGATTTGCCCACACAAGCGAATTCAACTACCACCGGCGGATCCACACGGGGGAGAAGCCATACCAATGTAAGGTGTGCCACAAGTTCTTTCGAGGCCGCTCGACCATCAAGTGCCACCTAAAGACACACTCGGGGGCCCTCATGTACCGCTGCACAGTCTGTGGGCACTACAGTTCCACCCTTAACCTCATGAGCAAGCATGTTGGTGTGCACAAAGGCAGCCTCCCCCCTGACTTCACCATCGAGCAGACCTTCATGTACATCATCCATTCCAAAGAGGCGGATAAGAACCCGGACAGTTGACTGGGTCCCAGCAGAGCCACGGGGAGCTCCCAAGCAGCAGCCAGGATGCTGATATCTAAGAGGTGTTGGTCCCTCCCCAGCTGAAGTTATAATTTTGCCTTGGTAGGAATTCTGTTCTGTGTTgtgtttaaagaagaaaagaagaagaaatagcacATAAGCTGTTACTGTTGTTGAGAAGCAACAGCCCTATCACATTTACCTCCATACCTGTTCTTGCCCATGCAGGGctgtgtttttcattcttttgaggCTGGTTTTGGGATCTAGTCAAGCAGTTGGTGTCCACTAgacccccttccccagcctctctAGTTTTAGTTTACTGATAGGTTTTATGCTGCTAAGAATCCAACCAACAGCCTCACTTAACAGAGGAGGTAAAGGGAGGTTTTCACTGTGGGTGTTACTGCAGGCCTCCATCTGGGATGACCAGCTATGAGAAAGATTTTGGGAATGTGGTCATTCAGAAAAGACAGGTCAGCAGGGCAGTCCCCTCAGGTTCCAGCCCTCAGCAGGGACAAGATATCAGGGATGTTGGTGTCTGCTTATCTACAGCCCTAATCTGCTGATTGAGCAGTGAAAATCTTTTGGCAGCTAGATCCATACTAGGCACAGAGCTTTCTATTTAGGTCAGAAAGCTTTGGGATGAATCCCTGCCAGCCAGAAGGGGTGTCCTGCAGTGCCACCAGAAGTGGCAGCCTGGATGGACAGGAGaggtttctcttttctcctcatttCCAAAGAAACAGGATTTTATGGAGTGATGGCCCGGGACGTCCAGCCTTCTGTGGGGCAGAGAGGATAGGGAACCACTTTGATATAGTCATCTGTTTTGGCCACTTCTGTTGGCCATGAGTGTCTTGGTGGAGAGGTGGGGATGTCTCTGACAGCAGCAGCCTTGCCTTAATTTATATCTGGTCTCCCGTCCAGAAGTGTTTGGCCCGTGGTGTAGATGAGCTGACTCCATGAAGTGGTGGAGTGGCAGACCGCGAGCCCTTCAGGATTAAAGGGACCTGAGTAACTGGTGGTGTGTAGCAGGGTGTGCGTTCTGACTGTCTGTCCTAGTCGGGTAACCTGTTGTTTACTTTGTGCTAACAGTGCCGGAGCTTTGTCAGCTCACCTTTGACCTGCTGGAATTTATCCTGATCTGTCGTTGCCATCACCTCCAGGGGGCGCTATTGGATGGCAGCTGGTTCAGGCCCTCCGTGGGTGGCTGCAGAGTGTGCCGGCACAGCCCACGCAGCTGGTTAGCTCCACTCTTACTTGGTTTTCTAAGGGGCTTTGCCCAAAGAAGTCTTGAGGGATAGGGCCCTCGATCTTGCATACTTGCGAGGTGCCACCTCAGTAGCTCATACTACCTCACCCTGCTCAGGTGAGCTCTGGGAGTCCCTGGCCTCAGCCCTGACACTGCCCCTCGTGGGATTCAGCAACACCCCGGGCTGTTTCACAAGCAAGTGGTTTTCATTAACTCACAAAGCCTTTTTggacattaatatttatttatttttgtttttgtatacaCATTACCCAGCATCTCTTTTGTATAAGAGACTTTAGGAAAATGAGTTTCTCCCCAGCAAGTAGCCATATTCCAGAGAACAGCCTTGACCAGAGATGTGGAGAACCAAGGGTATAACTAAGGGAAGACGTGTCAAGCCCTTAAGCAAATTCTTCTTCTCCAGATTGTCTCTAGCATAATAAACCCAGGGAACACTTTAGGCCATGGGTGTATGTTCTATAAAGTTCAGGACAGTTAAATTCCAGGCCTTTCATCCCCCTTCCTTCCTGTGATGGAGTAGATTGGGGACAGGGTTGAGGGGAACAAGTGACATGAATGACCTATTTGCACAGTTTGGAAGCCTCCTGTCTTTATTTATATTGAGATGTCAGACAAACCAAAGCTCCATCCTTGTTGGACCTGCTGCTTCTCCCCAGCCCTGAACTGATAAAGCCTCAGAGTTGGAGTGCCTGGCTCTCTGGTGGGGTGACCATTAGATAAAGGGACTTGTACAGTGGCCAGTTTAAAGGTCCACCTTTGACCATCTAAACCCACCTTGTTCAGTGTCCCCTGAGGACATCCTCATCAGGAAAGCAGTGTTGAGACTCTTCATTGCTGACTGGCTTCTCCCTTTCTTACTCACATTGACCATTAGAATTTAAGAAGGAAATGTGTAACAGACTACAGTCAAGTGTCTGCTACATTTTCAAGCATGAGCAATCCCTCCCAGACTGTTGGTGAGGACTGATTTTTGAAATGCTGGTGTGAGAGAGGTGGTAATTACAGGAACCAGCCGAGTGGCTGAGAGCAGATAAATGTGCTGGAGAAATCTTTTTCCTTAACAGAGGGCATCATGGATGCTGGGTGGTCTGTGTACTTAACCTGAAACTGTGAAGTTTTCCCTTTTTGCCAGTAAACCAAAAAGCAGATCCTTGAAACTTTGCCCTTGAAACACGAAACAGAAAACTGCATCCCCTGATCCCCCGGGGGCTGATCAGATTGATCAGGGTGGCCCAGTTGGTCCCAGTCAGATACGTCATAGGATCAGTAGCTCATGAGATTTGTTGACCAAACCCTCTCCCTGTTGGTGACCCCTGTATTCACACCTGAACTTCCcgtttccccccaccccaccaaagtCATGTCTGCTTCCTCTGCCTCCAGCTCACCCTCTTCTGAATGGTTTTGCTTGAAACACTATATTGTGGCAGAGGGCACCCTGGGATACCTGGTAGAaggtattcattttattttgcatttttaattgttttgactTTCTGTTCATTTGATTTTGTTGCTCCCTCTCTCCTGGAGCCTAGTTTACTACTCTCTTCTGTGTTACTCTGAAGTTCTGTTTAAGCCTTGAACATCCTCTTCTCCCATTTTCTTGGTATGTACTCAGGACCAGCTACATCATTTGTGGAGCCCTCTTATTCACAAATTACTAAGAATTTCAAGGTGGTGGtcatagagcattaaaccaaatATGAGGCCATTCCCAACTTGTTTTCCGAGGGGAAAATGGTAATACTTGTGTGGCACCCAGGGTTAAACAGCAGAGGCTCCATGTGGCCAGAGGCAGAGATTAGTATCCTGGCACTCCAGTGACCCACTGGTGACTCACTGATGCCACAGCACCCGCTAGGAAGCTCTGGTAAACCTTAGTATTTGGTCCTAAATTTTATGACTCCATGGAGTTCCCGTAGTCCATGGCTAGTTAGGAAGAAAGGAGGTGGGATAAGGGTCAGGCCCAGGTGACACCTAAGAGCCAGGAGatgggtaaaagtttttttttatattctgcttttctGATCTGTGAGTACCTGTTTGTCTCCAGGCCAA
The Pan troglodytes isolate AG18354 chromosome 10, NHGRI_mPanTro3-v2.0_pri, whole genome shotgun sequence genome window above contains:
- the ZBTB39 gene encoding zinc finger and BTB domain-containing protein 39, giving the protein MGMRIKLQSTNHPNNLLKELNKCRLSETMCDVTIVVGSRSFPAHKAVLACAAGYFQNLFLNTGLDAARTYVVDFITPANFEKVLSFVYTSELFTDLINVGVIYEVAERLGMEDLLQACHSTFPDLESTARAKPLTSTSESHSGILSCPSAEPAHPLGELRGGGDHLGADRNYVLPSDAGGSYKEEEKNVASDANHSLHLPQPPPPPPKTEDHDTPAPFTSIPSMMTQPVLGTVSTGIQTSTSSCQPYKVQSNGDFSKNSFLTPDNAVDITTGTNSCLSNSEHSKDPGFGQMDELQLEDLGDDDLQFEDPAEDIGTTEEVIELSDDSEDELTFGENDNRENKAMPCQVCKKVLEPNIQLIRQHARDHVDLLTGNCKVCETHFQDRNSRVTHVLSHIGIFLFSCDMCETKFFTQWQLTLHRRDGIFENNIIVHPNDALPGKLGLFSGAASPELKCAACGKVLAKDFHVVRGHILDHLNLKGQACSVCDQRHLNLCSLMWHTLSHLGISVFSCSVCANSFVDWHLLEKHMAVHQSLEDALFHCRLCSQSFKSEAAYRYHVSQHKCNSGLDARSGFGLQHPALQKRKLPAEEFLSEELALQGQPGNSKYSCKVCGKRFAHTSEFNYHRRIHTGEKPYQCKVCHKFFRGRSTIKCHLKTHSGALMYRCTVCGHYSSTLNLMSKHVGVHKGSLPPDFTIEQTFMYIIHSKEADKNPDS